From Helicoverpa zea isolate HzStark_Cry1AcR chromosome 23, ilHelZeax1.1, whole genome shotgun sequence, one genomic window encodes:
- the LOC124641733 gene encoding cytochrome P450 4C1-like, which produces MMGIILFVCVLFLVCLTLKVYGRNRGTYTLPPKVPGELPIVGHLHQAVLSRSNLLKFLTSLSGSCEKLGGVAVFNFGSELYYLITNPQEAIIAGNSCINRHYAYDFCKAWLGHGLATSTEEIWRYRRKLLNPAFSLPVIHGFLDVFNSQAKKLINELEPHIGKGPFDHCLYLKNNAVETLCVGTFGIKAIEDVNFIKKYTEAVSEMVSILVSKFFKFWLQSSLICKLTGIQDKEDSLVETLHNMSDKVIQEKKQILEKEALNKTDNPKAATGIEYRPFLDLLLELSANGALTDKQIREELNTIISTGFETTASQLMFSLMLLGSYPEVQEKMYQELLTVLGPDRDVERDDLNKLVYTNAVIMETLRVLPTIPCILRCVDKDVKLTNYTMRSGSYCLIFPMMTNIVSTWNTKNSAFSPEGWLNGDFKNNQEFASFGVGMRGCIGRTYAMVVLKVMLAHFIRRYRVKADMSQLKLNFDFVLKPESGHEISIERRM; this is translated from the exons ATGATgggtattattttgttcgtctgtgttttgtttcttgtatgCCTCACGTTGAAGGTCTATGGGAGAAATAGAGGGACCTATACGTTGCCTCCAAAAGTACCTGGGGAGTTGCCTATCGTCGGTCATCTGCATCAAGCGGTTTTATCCAGATCTA ATCTTTTGAAATTCTTGACAAGTTTAAGTGGAAGCTGCGAGAAACTAGGAGGCGTTGCAGTTTTCAATTTTGGAAGTGAGCTGTATTATT tgATAACCAACCCTCAAGAGGCAATAATAGCGGGAAATTCGTGTATCAATAGACATTATGCGTATGACTTTTGTAAAGCTTGGCTAGGTCATGGACTTGCTACATCTACAG AAGAAATATGGAGATATCGCCGCAAGCTGCTGAACCCAGCGTTCAGTCTGCCGGTGATCCACGGCTTCTTAGACGTGTTTAACAGTCAGGCCAAGAAATTGATCAATGAACTAGAACCTCATATTGGGAAAGGACCATTTGATCACTgtttatatttgaaaaataatgctGTTGAAACTCTTTGTG TTGGTACGTTTGGAATAAAAGCTATAGAAGATGtaaacttcataaaaaaatacaccgaGGCAGTCAGCGAAATGGTTTCTATTCTCGTCAGTAAATTCTTTAAGTTCTGGCTGCAGAGCAGCTTGATATGCAAGTTAACTGGCATACAGGACAAGGAAGATAGCCTGGTGGAGACGTTGCATAATATGTCTGATAAA GTAATTCAAGAGAAAAAGCAAATCCTGGAAAAGGAAGCTTTAAATAAGACCGATAACCCAAAAGCAGCAACTG GAATAGAATACAGACCTTTTCTAGATCTTCTATTAGAGCTATCAGCAAATGGTGCTTTGACAGATAAACAGATAAGAGAAGAATTGAACACAATCATAAGTACTGGCTTTGAAACTACAGCTAGTCAGCTGATGTTTAGTCTGATGCTGCTTGGATCTTACCCTGAAGTACAGGAGAAAATGTATCAAGA ATTATTGACCGTGCTAGGTCCAGATCGAGATGTAGAAAGAGATGATTTGAACAAACTGGTTTACACAAACGCGGTTATAATGGAGACTCTTCGAGTGTTACCAACTATACCGTGCATTTTGAGATGCGTGGATAAAGATGTTAAGCTAA CAAACTACACAATGCGATCTGGCAGTTACTGTCTAATCTTCCCAATGATGACTAACATCGTTTCTACTTGGAATACAAAAAACAGTGCATTCAGTCCAGAAGGATGGTTGAATGGTGATTTTAAAAACAATCAGGAATTTGCATCTTTTGGAGTAGGGATGCGTGGTTGTATAG GTAGAACTTACGCTATGGTAGTTTTGAAGGTGATGCTAGCGCATTTCATACGACGGTACCGAGTGAAGGCTGATATGAGCCAGTTGAAACTAAATTTTGACTTCGTTTTGAAACCGGAATCAGGTCACGAGATCAGTATTGAACGAAGAATGTGA
- the LOC124641734 gene encoding cytochrome P450 4C1-like: MEPEDMIWTFMMERRIIAEFGLVKKVITDPQDAVTAANSCLQRHYAFDFCKPWLGDGLLTTSAETWKGHRKLLSPAFSLPVIHGLLEVFNSQSRKLLEEVAPHDGKGPFDHDVYLTKNALETLCVGTFGINIIDDEKFTQKYIKSLYEIIPMVTRKFVEVWSQSDFLYKLSGLKEKEDQLLDTLHSMTDKVLQEKKLARKGNEIKKEVTGIEYRPFLDLLLDLSENGDLSDQYIREETQTIIASGFETTSNQLTSTLVLLGAHPEVQEKMYEELIDVLQDRDVEKEDLNKLVYTNAVILESLRLFPTVPCLLRCVDKDVKLKNYTMRAGSYCSITPLVVNVNSPWKAETTQFDPEKWLNGEYKNNSEFAGFGLGKRGCIGKTYAMTMMKVVLSHFIRRYRVQADMSQVRVKFEFLLKPVSGHEIRIQRRI, translated from the exons atggagccggaagatatgatcTGGACCTTCATGATGGAACGTCGTATCATAGCTGAGTTTGGGCTTGTCAAAAAGG TTATAACTGATCCTCAAGACGCGGTGACAGCTGCTAACTCCTGCCTACAAAGACATTATGCATTTGACTTCTGCAAACCGTGGCTGGGCGATGGACTGTTAACGACTTCGG CTGAAACATGGAAAGGTCATCGCAAGCTGCTGAGCCCAGCATTCAGCCTGCCTGTGATCCACGGCCTCCTAGAAGTATTCAACAGTCAGTCCAGGAAACTTCTGGAAGAAGTAGCCCCTCATGATGGAAAGGGCCCGTTTGATCATGACGTGTATTTGACTAAGAATGCTTTGGAAACTCTTTGTG tTGGCACTTTTGGAATAAACATAATAGATGACGAAAAATTTACTCAGAAATACATCAAATCTCTTTACGAGATTATTCCAATGGTAACAAGAAAATTTGTCGAAGTCTGGAGCCAGAGCGACTTTCTGTATAAACTCTCAGGACTTAAGGAGAAGGAAGATCAACTACTGGACACTTTACATTCTATGACggataaa gttttacaagaaaaaaagcTTGCAAGAAAGGGGAATGAAATCAAAAAGGAAGTTACTG GAATAGAATACAGACCTTTCCTAGATCTGCTGTTAGACTTGTCAGAAAACGGAGATTTATCAGACCAGTACATCAGGGAAGAAACACAAACGATCATTGCATCAGGTTTCGAGACCACTTCAAACCAGTTGACATCCACTTTGGTGCTGTTAGGGGCTCATCCTGAGGTGCAAGAGAAAATGTACGAAGA ATTAATAGATGTACTTCAAGATCGAGACGTAGAAAAAGAAGATCTAAATAAACTGGTGTACACAAACGCTGTTATACTGGAGTCTCTGCGATTATTTCCAACAGTGCCTTGTTTACTGAGATGTGTGGACAAAGATGTAAAGCTAA aaaattaCACGATGCGTGCTGGTAGTTACTGCAGTATAACTCCTCTGGTAGTCAACGTGAACTCTCCTTGGAAAGCTGAAACAACACAGTTTGATCCCGAAAAATGGCTGAATGGtgaatacaaaaacaattcGGAATTCGCTGGTTTTGGACTGGGGAAGAGAGGATGTATAG GGAAAACATACGCAATGACGATGATGAAGGTGGTACTATCGCACTTCATACGCCGGTACCGAGTACAAGCTGACATGAGTCAGGTTCGAGTCAAGTTCGAGTTCCTATTGAAACCTGTGTCAGGACATGAGATCAGGATTCAACGAAGAATTTGA